From Arthrobacter sp. FW306-2-2C-D06B, a single genomic window includes:
- the hpaE gene encoding 5-carboxymethyl-2-hydroxymuconate semialdehyde dehydrogenase — MTFTAPETTTHYVPNDLPTHIQHFINGQFVDSVSGKTFDVLDPVSNGNYATAAAGQKEDIDLAVAAAREAFVNGPWPKMKPRERARVLNRIADAVEAQEERLAELETFDTGLPITQAKGQALRAAENFRFFADLIVAQFDDAMKVPGSQINYVNRKPIGVAGLITPWNTPFMLESWKLAPALATGNTVVLKPAEFTPLSASLWAQIFKDAGLPDGVFNLVNGLGEEAGDALVKHPDVPLISFTGETTTGQTIFRNAAANLKGLSMELGGKSPCVVFADADLDAAIDSALFGVFSLNGERCTAGSRILVERAIYDEFCEKYAARAKNIVVGDPHDPKTQVGALVHPEHYAKVASYVEIGKSEGRLLAGGGRPENLPAGLNNSNYIAPTVFADVAPDARIFQEEIFGPVVAITPFENDDEALALANNTKYGLAAYIWTQNLTRAHNFAQNVEAGMVWLNSHNVRDLRTPFGGVKASGLGHEGGYRSIDFYTDQQAVHITLGTVHTPKFGA, encoded by the coding sequence ATGACGTTCACTGCACCGGAAACCACCACCCATTACGTCCCGAACGACCTTCCCACCCACATCCAGCACTTCATCAACGGCCAGTTCGTTGACTCGGTGTCCGGGAAGACCTTCGACGTCCTGGACCCGGTCTCCAACGGTAACTATGCCACCGCCGCGGCCGGGCAGAAGGAAGACATCGACCTTGCCGTCGCCGCCGCCCGCGAAGCTTTCGTGAACGGCCCGTGGCCGAAGATGAAGCCGCGCGAACGCGCCCGCGTCCTGAACAGGATCGCCGACGCCGTCGAAGCCCAGGAAGAGCGCCTCGCCGAGCTGGAGACCTTCGACACCGGCCTGCCGATCACCCAGGCCAAGGGCCAGGCGTTGCGTGCGGCGGAGAACTTCCGCTTCTTCGCGGACCTGATCGTGGCCCAGTTCGACGACGCCATGAAGGTACCGGGTTCGCAGATCAACTACGTAAACCGAAAGCCGATCGGCGTCGCGGGCCTCATCACGCCGTGGAACACCCCGTTCATGCTCGAGTCCTGGAAGCTTGCCCCGGCCCTGGCCACCGGCAACACCGTGGTCCTCAAGCCTGCCGAGTTCACGCCGCTCTCGGCCTCGCTCTGGGCCCAGATCTTCAAGGACGCCGGACTGCCCGACGGCGTGTTCAACCTGGTCAACGGCCTCGGCGAGGAAGCCGGCGACGCCCTCGTGAAGCACCCGGACGTGCCGCTGATCTCCTTCACCGGGGAGACCACCACGGGCCAGACGATCTTCCGTAACGCCGCCGCCAACCTCAAGGGCCTGTCCATGGAGCTGGGCGGCAAGTCGCCGTGCGTCGTGTTCGCCGACGCCGATCTGGACGCAGCGATCGACTCGGCACTGTTCGGGGTCTTCTCCCTCAACGGGGAACGCTGCACCGCCGGCTCACGCATCCTCGTCGAACGCGCCATCTACGACGAGTTCTGCGAAAAGTACGCGGCCCGCGCGAAGAACATCGTCGTCGGGGACCCGCACGACCCCAAGACCCAGGTCGGCGCCCTCGTCCACCCCGAGCACTACGCCAAGGTCGCCTCGTATGTGGAGATCGGCAAGTCCGAAGGCCGGCTGCTCGCCGGCGGTGGTCGCCCGGAAAACTTGCCCGCAGGGCTCAACAACAGCAACTACATCGCGCCCACCGTGTTCGCCGACGTCGCCCCCGACGCGCGGATCTTCCAGGAGGAAATCTTCGGTCCCGTCGTAGCGATCACCCCGTTCGAGAACGACGACGAAGCCCTCGCCTTGGCGAACAACACCAAATACGGACTGGCGGCCTACATTTGGACCCAGAACCTGACCCGAGCCCACAACTTCGCGCAGAACGTCGAGGCCGGCATGGTGTGGCTCAACAGCCACAACGTCCGGGACCTGCGCACCCCGTTCGGCGGCGTCAAGGCCTCGGGCCTGGGCCACGAAGGCGGCTACCGCTCCATCGATTTCTACACCGACCAGCAGGCTGTGCACATCACCCTCGGCACCGTCCACACTCCTAAATTCGGTGCCTAA
- a CDS encoding GntR family transcriptional regulator, giving the protein MTETAVGSKSEQAYAAVKARIVEGTYTPGYRLVLAKIAEDLGVSVVPVREAIRRLEAEGLVKFERNVGATVSGIDPTEYLYTMQTLSIIEGAATALSAPLIDSVAIARARAVNAEMRNCLEHFDPVRFTALNQDFHSVLFEHCPNPHILDLVHRGWNRLASIRASTFRFVPGRAQESVKEHEALLQLIEGNADPDTIEQAARRHRSATLDAYLAQSNAGSVSAH; this is encoded by the coding sequence GTGACTGAAACCGCCGTCGGGAGCAAGTCCGAGCAGGCCTATGCGGCCGTCAAGGCGCGGATCGTGGAGGGCACCTACACGCCGGGTTACCGGCTGGTGCTGGCGAAGATCGCCGAGGACCTGGGCGTGAGCGTGGTTCCGGTCCGGGAGGCGATCCGCCGCCTGGAGGCCGAGGGGCTCGTGAAGTTCGAGCGCAATGTCGGCGCCACGGTCTCCGGGATCGACCCCACGGAGTACCTGTACACGATGCAGACCCTGAGCATTATCGAGGGGGCCGCGACGGCGTTGTCCGCACCGCTTATCGATTCGGTGGCGATTGCCCGCGCCCGTGCGGTCAACGCCGAGATGCGCAACTGCCTGGAGCATTTCGATCCGGTCCGCTTCACTGCGTTGAACCAGGATTTCCACAGCGTGCTCTTTGAACACTGTCCCAATCCGCACATCCTGGACCTCGTGCACCGGGGCTGGAACCGGCTCGCCTCGATCAGGGCCTCGACGTTCCGCTTCGTCCCCGGCCGTGCGCAGGAATCCGTCAAGGAGCACGAGGCGCTGCTTCAGCTCATCGAAGGCAACGCCGACCCCGACACCATCGAACAAGCCGCGCGGCGCCACCGCTCCGCCACCCTCGACGCGTACCTCGCACAAAGCAACGCGGGGTCAGTTAGCGCCCATTAA